In the Helicobacter typhlonius genome, one interval contains:
- a CDS encoding phosphatidate cytidylyltransferase, producing MKNPSKNTKDKASIENTDSKRTSRKNTKKSVDSKQKDASHISSDSHSNTTSAHNIKDYEVIEEVSTSQSITSNIAARFSADKSRFITAIVLIAALTIVLSINSPLLICVVLCAFCLVGIQESLKLYGLQSALHYYIATTLAWVCAYFNDRVIESALFILVAYASYLAYSKKISPKTLLPFLYPLLPFLSIYALYKDAGGAGIWVLIWLIVIVAFTDTGAYFGGKAFGKTPFCPTSPKKTIEGVICGVACGVIVGSLVGIGPCGGFFYSLIITIVVAISSVFGDLFESYLKREADVKDSGTLLPGHGGVLDRFDAILFGAVVMHFLLFFLPGYNNLDIML from the coding sequence ATGAAAAATCCTAGCAAAAATACCAAAGATAAAGCAAGTATAGAAAATACAGATTCAAAGCGCACATCGCGCAAAAATACTAAGAAATCTGTAGATTCTAAGCAAAAAGATGCAAGTCATATCTCTAGCGATAGCCACTCTAATACTACATCGGCGCACAACATTAAAGATTACGAAGTGATAGAGGAAGTGAGCACATCACAAAGCATCACAAGCAACATAGCCGCGCGTTTTAGTGCTGACAAGTCGCGTTTTATCACCGCTATTGTGCTTATCGCCGCACTTACTATTGTGCTAAGCATTAATTCTCCGCTGCTTATTTGCGTAGTTCTGTGCGCATTTTGCCTTGTTGGCATACAAGAATCCCTCAAACTCTATGGCTTACAATCCGCCCTACACTACTACATTGCTACCACATTGGCGTGGGTATGTGCCTACTTTAATGACCGCGTGATAGAATCTGCTCTTTTTATTTTGGTTGCTTACGCCTCCTATCTTGCTTACAGCAAAAAAATTAGTCCCAAAACCCTACTTCCATTTCTTTATCCACTCTTGCCATTTTTAAGCATTTACGCCCTGTATAAAGACGCCGGGGGTGCGGGGATATGGGTGCTTATATGGCTTATTGTTATCGTTGCTTTTACCGATACAGGTGCGTATTTTGGGGGAAAAGCCTTTGGCAAAACACCCTTTTGCCCCACCAGTCCAAAGAAAACAATCGAAGGTGTGATATGCGGTGTGGCTTGTGGCGTGATAGTTGGCTCACTTGTGGGCATAGGTCCTTGTGGGGGCTTTTTTTACTCACTCATTATTACCATTGTCGTGGCGATTAGCTCCGTGTTTGGCGATTTATTTGAAAGCTACCTCAAGCGCGAAGCAGATGTAAAAGATAGTGGCACTTTGCTACCCGGGCACGGCGGTGTGCTTGATAGATTTGACGCCATACTTTTTGGTGCGGTTGTTATGCACTTTTTACTTTTCTTTTTGCCCGGATACAATAACCTTGATATTATGCTTTAG
- a CDS encoding outer membrane beta-barrel protein — protein sequence MKKISIVLAGLLCVAANAQSNGLFVGVNAGVPITTPSYTGFTGLKDNFPTSGFGWAVGLDVGYKQALSENYGLKYYISYNYNQSKGSKDNSTPIGNVDADINQHLITANVDYWLNFTRSFGAYIGIGVGYQQYDPTWKTAMMSISAGAKGGLAVPLNVGLTYNFNDASQILLGAKIPLVAYDYESDTNPMMLPMANGTATLRTYIVQIGYNYTF from the coding sequence ATGAAAAAAATCTCAATAGTATTAGCGGGTCTCCTCTGCGTAGCGGCAAATGCACAAAGTAACGGTTTGTTTGTCGGGGTAAATGCAGGTGTGCCTATTACTACGCCCTCATATACAGGATTCACAGGATTAAAAGATAACTTCCCTACAAGTGGCTTTGGTTGGGCAGTAGGGCTAGATGTAGGCTATAAACAAGCTTTGAGCGAAAATTATGGTTTAAAATACTATATCAGCTATAACTACAATCAAAGCAAAGGCTCTAAAGATAATTCTACACCAATTGGCAATGTAGATGCTGATATTAATCAACATCTTATCACTGCAAATGTAGATTATTGGTTGAATTTTACTCGCTCTTTTGGCGCGTATATCGGTATCGGTGTAGGCTATCAACAATATGACCCTACTTGGAAAACAGCAATGATGAGTATTTCAGCTGGTGCTAAAGGCGGACTTGCTGTGCCTTTAAATGTAGGGCTTACCTATAACTTCAATGATGCAAGTCAAATCCTCCTTGGAGCAAAGATTCCATTAGTAGCCTATGATTACGAATCAGATACTAATCCTATGATGCTACCTATGGCAAATGGGACAGCTACACTTCGCACTTATATCGTGCAAATTGGATACAACTACACTTTCTAA
- a CDS encoding thiamine pyrophosphate-dependent enzyme: MVKEVKNLKEFQKSSKKFEGAHLLCPGCAHGMIVREVLNAVDGPIVLGNSTGCLEVSSAVYPHTSWDVPWIHIGFENGSTAVAGAEAMYKALARKGRYTGEKPKFVAFGGDGATYDIGFQWISGCFERGHDMTYICLDNEVYANTGGQRSSSTPFGSSTSTTPAGSASYGKKERKKDILFIMAAHHAPYVAQVAPNKWKDMNKKIKRAIDTEGPTFINAMSACTTEWRFESNKTVEISDLAVDSLVFPLFEIINGTELHITYRPRNVIPVRDYLGAQGRFKHLFKPENEHIIKQFQKDVEARWEYLQRREEINPK, encoded by the coding sequence ATGGTAAAAGAAGTTAAAAATCTCAAAGAGTTTCAAAAATCATCAAAGAAATTTGAAGGTGCGCATTTGCTTTGTCCGGGATGCGCTCACGGAATGATTGTTCGAGAAGTGTTAAACGCTGTTGATGGACCCATTGTTTTAGGCAACTCTACAGGTTGCCTTGAAGTTTCAAGTGCTGTGTATCCGCATACAAGCTGGGATGTGCCTTGGATTCACATAGGCTTTGAGAATGGTTCTACAGCAGTAGCTGGTGCAGAGGCTATGTATAAAGCTCTTGCACGCAAAGGCAGATATACAGGTGAAAAGCCTAAATTTGTTGCATTTGGTGGTGATGGCGCGACTTATGATATTGGATTCCAATGGATTAGTGGCTGCTTTGAACGCGGACACGATATGACTTACATCTGCCTTGATAATGAAGTCTATGCAAACACAGGTGGGCAACGAAGTAGCTCTACGCCTTTTGGTTCTAGCACTTCAACTACTCCTGCAGGAAGCGCAAGTTATGGTAAAAAGGAACGCAAGAAAGACATACTTTTTATTATGGCAGCTCATCACGCGCCATATGTTGCACAGGTCGCTCCAAATAAATGGAAAGATATGAATAAGAAAATTAAGCGCGCTATTGATACAGAGGGACCTACATTTATCAACGCAATGAGTGCCTGCACCACAGAATGGCGGTTTGAATCTAATAAAACCGTTGAGATTAGCGATTTAGCCGTGGATTCTCTTGTATTTCCATTGTTTGAAATCATTAATGGCACGGAGCTTCACATTACCTACCGCCCACGCAATGTTATTCCCGTGCGTGATTATTTGGGCGCACAAGGCAGATTTAAACATCTCTTCAAACCTGAAAATGAGCATATTATCAAGCAATTCCAAAAAGATGTAGAGGCACGTTGGGAATATCTCCAACGCAGAGAGGAAATCAATCCAAAATAG
- a CDS encoding pyruvate flavodoxin oxidoreductase subunit gamma has translation MLEIRWHSRAGQGAVTGAKGLADVIAGTGKEVQAFAFYGSAKRGASMTAYNRIDSEPILNHEKFMNPDYILVIDPGLVFITNICLYDKPSTKYIITTRLSKDELITKKPELASKEIYTLDCIQISIDAIGKSVPNAPMLGALMKVSGMLEIDFFLESFSKVLGKKLPQKIIDANKVAIRRAYDEVK, from the coding sequence ATGCTTGAGATACGATGGCATTCTCGTGCTGGGCAAGGCGCGGTAACAGGCGCAAAAGGTCTAGCAGATGTGATTGCGGGAACGGGCAAAGAAGTTCAGGCTTTCGCATTTTATGGTTCGGCAAAACGCGGTGCGTCAATGACGGCTTACAACAGGATAGATTCAGAACCTATTTTAAATCACGAAAAGTTTATGAATCCAGATTATATTTTAGTTATCGACCCCGGGCTTGTTTTTATCACAAACATTTGTCTTTATGACAAACCCTCAACAAAGTATATCATCACTACGCGCTTAAGCAAAGATGAGCTTATTACCAAAAAGCCAGAGCTCGCAAGCAAGGAGATTTATACACTTGACTGCATTCAAATCTCCATTGACGCAATAGGTAAATCCGTGCCAAATGCACCAATGCTAGGAGCATTGATGAAAGTTTCGGGTATGCTTGAGATTGACTTCTTCCTAGAATCTTTCTCTAAAGTGCTTGGCAAAAAACTTCCTCAAAAAATTATTGATGCAAACAAAGTGGCTATTAGACGAGCCTATGATGAAGTAAAGTAA
- a CDS encoding 4Fe-4S dicluster domain-containing protein — protein MDKLKDWDQFEIGSVLFPFKKGVDGAREIYKSVRTYSGDSSFSDSVAHWRVEKPVHNSEICINCFNCWVFCPDAAILTQDEKLAGVDYVHCKGCGVCVDVCPTNPKSLLMFSDHKDNEEALKEWPSKDSKK, from the coding sequence ATGGATAAATTAAAAGATTGGGACCAATTTGAAATAGGCTCCGTGCTTTTCCCCTTTAAAAAAGGCGTAGATGGCGCAAGGGAGATTTATAAGAGTGTGCGAACTTATAGCGGCGATAGCTCATTTAGCGATAGTGTAGCGCATTGGCGTGTAGAAAAGCCGGTGCATAATAGTGAAATATGTATTAATTGCTTTAACTGCTGGGTGTTTTGCCCAGATGCGGCTATTCTTACACAAGATGAAAAACTAGCTGGTGTGGATTATGTGCATTGTAAGGGTTGTGGTGTGTGCGTAGATGTCTGCCCTACAAATCCTAAGTCACTTTTGATGTTTAGCGACCACAAAGACAATGAAGAAGCGCTCAAAGAATGGCCGAGCAAAGATTCTAAAAAGTAA
- the thrC gene encoding threonine synthase: MNIRTFISTRDSNPALAKNFKDAILNPSAPQGGLYTFDTLPELSTQDINSLGSLSYEELCIKLFKTLNLGLDEVLLKDILQCYKSFDNPNNPAPIMSFDENLFMLNLYSGPTRAFKDMALQPFGALLSHFAAQKEQTYMILAATSGDTGPATLQSFANKPFIKAVCLYPSGGTSDVQRLQMTTQEASNCKVIGIYGDFDDAQNALKSLLNNTHFIESLHKQNIALSAANSVNIGRIVFQIVYHFWAYMSLLKNNKLTLGEKISIVVPSGNFGNILGAFFAKKMGLPIDKLVVASNVNNILSDFINTGVYDISQRTLLKSKSPAMDILKSSNVERVLYTLFGAKRTKECMQSLNTTGTYALNKDELALLQEDFLALFCDDTQCLQSIAQGFKKGFVLDPHSAIAYYGAKKLQEEGAITKTIFLSTAEWSKFAPSVWEALAKAHIVQGICKNDKEALEGICGHTQVSIPPQIGLLFDKEEVQNDVISPTEIESCIMQWLRDKN, translated from the coding sequence ATGAATATCCGCACTTTTATCTCCACAAGAGATTCTAACCCCGCTCTTGCAAAAAATTTCAAAGATGCTATTCTCAATCCCTCCGCACCACAGGGAGGACTCTACACTTTTGATACTCTGCCAGAACTTAGCACACAAGATATCAACTCTCTAGGTAGTTTAAGCTATGAAGAGCTGTGTATCAAGCTTTTTAAAACTCTTAATTTGGGGCTTGATGAGGTGCTTTTAAAAGATATATTACAATGCTATAAAAGCTTTGATAATCCAAATAATCCTGCCCCAATTATGAGCTTTGATGAAAATCTCTTTATGCTTAATCTCTACTCTGGTCCTACTCGCGCATTTAAAGATATGGCATTACAACCTTTTGGGGCATTGCTTTCGCACTTTGCCGCACAAAAAGAGCAAACTTATATGATTCTTGCCGCCACAAGCGGTGATACAGGACCTGCAACCTTACAAAGCTTTGCCAATAAGCCCTTTATCAAGGCTGTTTGTCTTTACCCAAGTGGTGGCACAAGCGATGTGCAAAGACTACAAATGACAACACAAGAAGCAAGTAATTGTAAAGTGATAGGCATTTATGGGGATTTTGATGACGCACAAAATGCACTCAAATCCCTACTAAACAACACACATTTTATAGAATCTCTCCATAAGCAAAACATTGCTCTTTCTGCGGCAAATTCTGTCAATATAGGACGCATTGTTTTTCAAATCGTTTATCATTTTTGGGCGTATATGAGTCTTTTAAAAAATAACAAACTCACACTTGGTGAAAAAATCTCCATTGTCGTGCCAAGCGGTAATTTTGGCAATATTTTGGGAGCATTTTTTGCAAAAAAAATGGGTTTGCCCATAGATAAACTTGTCGTTGCATCAAATGTCAATAATATCTTAAGTGATTTTATCAATACAGGCGTGTATGACATTTCTCAACGCACTCTCCTCAAATCCAAATCTCCTGCTATGGATATTCTCAAAAGCTCAAATGTCGAGCGTGTGCTATATACACTCTTTGGGGCAAAACGCACAAAAGAATGTATGCAATCACTCAATACAACAGGAACTTACGCGCTTAATAAAGATGAATTAGCCCTTTTGCAAGAGGATTTCCTCGCCTTATTTTGTGATGATACACAATGTCTTCAAAGTATAGCGCAAGGATTCAAAAAAGGCTTTGTGCTTGACCCACATAGCGCAATAGCATATTATGGAGCAAAAAAACTACAAGAAGAAGGTGCTATTACTAAAACCATTTTTCTCTCCACAGCAGAATGGAGTAAATTTGCCCCGAGTGTGTGGGAAGCTCTAGCTAAGGCTCATATCGTGCAAGGAATATGCAAAAATGATAAAGAAGCATTGGAGGGTATTTGTGGGCATACACAAGTGAGTATCCCTCCACAAATTGGCTTACTTTTTGATAAGGAGGAAGTGCAAAATGATGTGATTTCTCCCACAGAGATAGAATCTTGCATTATGCAGTGGCTTAGAGATAAAAACTGA
- a CDS encoding 2-oxoacid:ferredoxin oxidoreductase subunit alpha gives MAKVMELRDIEVWDGNTAASQALRQAQIDVVAAYPITPSTPIVQNYGSFVSNGYVDGEFVMVESEHAAMSACVGAAAAGGRVATATSSQGFALMVEVLYQASGMRLPIVLNLVNRALAAPLNVNGDHSDMYLSRDTGWINLCTYNPQEAYDFNLMAFKIAEDKRVRVPVIVNQDGFICSHTAQSVRPFTDEVAYKFIGDYIPHNPMLNFSNPVTYGAQTEEDWHFEHKAQLHKGIMDSAAIIEEVFESFAKLSGRKYNLVETYDLDDAEVAIVALGTSVESARVAAKKVRKEKGIKAGVLSIRTLRPFPLKRIGETIKNLKAIACLDRSLPAGAMGMLFNEFSAAALAANAHPVMSNYIYGLGGRDLMQSHLESIFVELNSNAQAGKLTHPLQQMLGLRGPKMSFF, from the coding sequence ATGGCTAAAGTAATGGAATTAAGAGATATTGAAGTATGGGATGGCAATACTGCGGCTTCTCAAGCACTTCGTCAAGCACAAATTGATGTTGTAGCTGCATATCCTATCACACCCTCAACACCCATTGTGCAAAACTATGGAAGCTTTGTGAGTAATGGCTATGTTGATGGCGAATTTGTAATGGTAGAATCCGAACACGCCGCGATGAGTGCGTGTGTGGGGGCAGCGGCAGCAGGTGGGCGCGTGGCAACAGCTACAAGCTCTCAAGGTTTTGCACTTATGGTGGAAGTGCTCTATCAAGCCTCTGGTATGCGTTTGCCTATCGTTTTGAATCTTGTTAATCGCGCACTCGCCGCACCGCTTAATGTCAATGGAGACCATTCTGATATGTATCTTAGCCGTGATACAGGCTGGATAAATCTCTGCACCTATAACCCCCAAGAAGCTTATGACTTCAACCTTATGGCATTTAAAATTGCCGAGGATAAACGCGTAAGAGTGCCAGTAATTGTGAATCAAGATGGTTTTATTTGTTCTCATACAGCTCAATCAGTGCGTCCATTTACCGATGAGGTCGCATACAAGTTTATTGGGGATTATATCCCTCATAATCCTATGCTTAATTTTTCAAATCCTGTAACTTATGGTGCGCAAACAGAGGAAGATTGGCACTTCGAGCATAAGGCGCAGCTACATAAGGGCATTATGGATTCAGCCGCGATAATAGAGGAAGTGTTTGAATCTTTTGCAAAGCTTTCAGGGCGCAAATATAATCTTGTAGAGACTTACGATTTAGATGATGCAGAAGTAGCGATTGTGGCACTTGGCACAAGTGTAGAATCTGCTCGTGTGGCAGCAAAAAAAGTGCGAAAGGAAAAGGGCATTAAAGCGGGTGTGCTTTCTATCCGCACTTTGCGCCCATTCCCGCTTAAGCGCATTGGAGAGACTATTAAGAACCTTAAGGCAATTGCTTGTCTTGATAGAAGCCTCCCAGCAGGTGCTATGGGTATGCTTTTCAATGAGTTTTCAGCCGCTGCACTCGCTGCAAATGCACATCCTGTAATGTCAAACTACATTTATGGGCTTGGTGGTCGCGATTTAATGCAATCACACTTGGAAAGTATTTTTGTCGAGCTTAACTCAAATGCACAAGCTGGTAAGCTCACACATCCACTTCAACAAATGTTAGGACTTCGCGGACCTAAGATGAGCTTTTTTTAA
- the rpoD gene encoding RNA polymerase sigma factor RpoD has product MQEKSDKTGKKSKEINAELENLFKKADNDYITYEKIAQIMTKAPTSTQVKKIKDLSKKYKKQLLSSSEVAKMLNTQEQIKRQADKKKMLDEELEDEFDFMKDKELLEWSRSDSPVRMYLREMGQIPLLTKEEEISLSKQIELGENTILDAICSVPYLIDFIYDYKDALIKRERRVKELFKNFDDEDEENKEEEEFDLEDDEGVQKINSKKDQKRVEKVMESFKALDKAKKEWLKVLESPILEGEDEISHILLLSYKKHILKTKLLDLGPTSKLINELVKAMENTIKSGDGFERELKRLEYKLPLFNETLVENHKKILANITNMSRDEIAAMVPETTMVSVYVELKKIFQTKEASEGGFNLEPEKLKEILEQIKRGKSISDKAKAKMAKSNLRLVVSIAKRYTNRGLPFLDLIQEGNIGLMKAVDKFEYQKGFKFSTYATWWIRQAISRAIADQARTIRIPIHMIETINRIHKIMRKHVQETGKEPDIDFIAKEVGLPIDKVKNVIKITKEPVSLDAPIGSDDDGKFGDFVEDKSLVGPMDFILKEDLKVQIDEVLEQLNDREQAVIRMRFGLLNDESDRTLEEIGKELNVTRERVRQIESSAIKKLKHPKVGRKLKNYIEE; this is encoded by the coding sequence ATGCAAGAAAAATCCGATAAAACAGGCAAAAAATCAAAAGAAATCAATGCTGAATTAGAGAATCTGTTTAAAAAAGCTGATAATGATTACATTACCTACGAAAAAATCGCTCAAATTATGACAAAAGCCCCCACGAGCACACAGGTAAAGAAAATCAAAGATTTAAGCAAAAAATACAAAAAACAACTTCTTAGTTCCTCAGAAGTGGCTAAAATGCTCAATACTCAAGAGCAGATTAAACGTCAAGCTGATAAGAAAAAAATGCTTGATGAGGAACTCGAAGATGAGTTTGATTTTATGAAAGACAAAGAGCTACTCGAATGGAGCAGGAGCGACAGCCCTGTGCGTATGTATTTGCGCGAAATGGGGCAGATTCCGCTTTTGACAAAAGAGGAAGAGATTAGCTTAAGCAAGCAAATTGAATTAGGCGAAAACACAATACTTGACGCGATTTGCTCCGTGCCATATTTAATTGATTTTATCTATGATTATAAAGACGCGCTAATTAAGCGTGAAAGGCGCGTAAAAGAGCTTTTTAAGAATTTTGATGATGAAGATGAAGAAAATAAAGAAGAGGAAGAATTTGATTTAGAAGATGATGAGGGTGTGCAAAAAATAAATTCAAAAAAAGACCAAAAACGCGTAGAAAAGGTTATGGAAAGCTTTAAGGCACTCGATAAGGCAAAAAAAGAATGGCTCAAGGTGCTTGAAAGCCCAATTTTAGAGGGAGAGGACGAGATTAGTCATATTTTGCTTCTCTCATACAAAAAGCATATTCTAAAAACAAAGCTTTTAGACTTAGGTCCTACAAGTAAGCTTATCAACGAGCTTGTAAAAGCTATGGAAAACACCATAAAAAGCGGCGATGGCTTCGAGCGCGAACTAAAACGACTTGAATATAAGCTCCCACTTTTCAATGAAACCCTCGTGGAAAATCATAAAAAAATCCTTGCAAATATCACAAATATGAGTCGCGATGAAATCGCTGCAATGGTGCCAGAAACGACTATGGTAAGCGTGTATGTGGAGCTTAAAAAAATCTTCCAAACCAAAGAGGCGAGCGAAGGGGGATTCAACCTCGAGCCTGAAAAACTAAAAGAGATTTTAGAGCAAATCAAACGTGGAAAGTCTATTTCGGATAAGGCAAAAGCAAAAATGGCAAAATCTAATCTACGCTTAGTAGTGAGCATAGCCAAACGTTATACAAATCGTGGTTTGCCCTTTTTAGATTTGATTCAAGAGGGTAACATCGGGCTAATGAAAGCCGTGGATAAGTTTGAATATCAAAAGGGTTTTAAATTTTCCACCTATGCGACTTGGTGGATTAGACAAGCAATTTCGCGTGCGATTGCCGACCAAGCACGCACAATTCGTATTCCTATCCATATGATAGAGACGATTAATAGAATCCACAAGATTATGCGTAAGCACGTGCAGGAAACAGGCAAAGAACCAGATATTGATTTTATCGCTAAAGAAGTCGGGCTGCCTATTGATAAAGTAAAAAATGTGATTAAAATCACAAAAGAACCCGTGAGTCTTGATGCACCTATTGGAAGCGATGATGATGGTAAATTTGGAGATTTTGTAGAGGATAAAAGCTTAGTTGGTCCTATGGACTTTATCCTTAAAGAAGACTTGAAAGTGCAAATTGATGAAGTGCTCGAACAGCTTAACGACAGGGAACAGGCTGTGATTCGTATGCGCTTTGGACTACTCAATGACGAGAGTGATAGGACTCTAGAGGAAATTGGCAAGGAGCTTAATGTTACGCGTGAGAGAGTGCGACAAATAGAATCAAGTGCGATTAAAAAACTCAAGCACCCAAAAGTAGGTAGAAAGCTTAAAAATTATATTGAGGAATAG
- the dxr gene encoding 1-deoxy-D-xylulose-5-phosphate reductoisomerase, translating to MVILGSTGSIGTNALEVATRFGIPIESLSAGKNIALLNQQIAAHKPKNVCIADKADSHKLISGNYRFFCGNSGILEMIESSQSMLVINALVGFVGLAPSFKILQCGKKCALANKESLVNAGWLLQDSHITPIDSEHFGLWYLLGNRPLHKLYITASGGAFRDYPLDKIPLATPQEALKHPNWQMGQKITIDSATMANKLFELLEARWLFDTSHIDALIESSSSIHALIEFKDGSTTAHISHPDMKLPIAYAINPALAMEQGFISPLSPYSLSLSFKPIESTRYPLWTLKDTLLHTPQKGVVLNASNEVAVAHFLSRHIPFGEISALVLAMIESFADTDFSTLRSLESICALDKNVRAKSTEWLQARGYSID from the coding sequence GTGGTTATACTTGGCAGCACAGGGAGCATTGGCACAAACGCCCTTGAAGTCGCTACACGCTTTGGTATTCCCATAGAATCCTTAAGTGCGGGAAAAAATATTGCACTCCTCAATCAGCAAATAGCCGCCCATAAGCCCAAAAATGTGTGTATCGCGGATAAAGCAGATTCGCATAAACTCATCTCCGGGAATTACCGCTTCTTTTGTGGTAATAGCGGAATTTTAGAAATGATAGAATCCTCCCAATCTATGCTTGTCATCAACGCACTCGTGGGTTTTGTTGGACTTGCCCCTAGCTTTAAGATTCTACAATGTGGCAAAAAATGCGCCCTCGCAAACAAAGAAAGCCTTGTCAATGCTGGTTGGCTCTTGCAAGATTCGCATATCACGCCCATTGATAGCGAACATTTTGGGCTATGGTATTTGCTCGGCAATCGCCCTTTACATAAACTCTATATTACAGCGAGTGGTGGGGCGTTTAGGGATTATCCGCTTGATAAGATTCCACTCGCCACACCACAAGAAGCCCTCAAGCACCCAAATTGGCAAATGGGGCAGAAAATCACCATAGATTCAGCGACAATGGCAAACAAACTCTTTGAATTGCTCGAAGCGCGGTGGCTCTTTGATACCTCACATATAGACGCGCTTATTGAATCTAGCTCAAGCATTCACGCACTCATCGAGTTCAAAGACGGCAGCACAACCGCGCACATCAGCCACCCAGATATGAAACTCCCTATTGCCTATGCGATAAATCCTGCCCTTGCAATGGAGCAGGGTTTTATCTCGCCTCTCTCGCCCTACTCGCTCTCTCTTAGCTTTAAGCCTATTGAATCTACGCGCTATCCTTTGTGGACTCTAAAAGATACACTTTTACACACACCGCAAAAAGGTGTAGTGCTTAATGCAAGCAATGAAGTCGCCGTGGCACATTTCTTATCTAGGCACATACCTTTTGGCGAAATTAGTGCGCTTGTCCTTGCGATGATAGAATCTTTTGCAGACACTGATTTCAGCACTCTGCGAAGTTTAGAATCTATTTGCGCTCTTGATAAAAATGTAAGGGCAAAAAGCACAGAATGGCTTCAAGCACGAGGATACAGCATAGACTAA